In Symmachiella dynata, the following are encoded in one genomic region:
- a CDS encoding ParA family protein → MRTIVVMNQKGGVGKTTTSVNLSAGLANAGRRVCLVDLDPQAHASLHVGIEAHGKTPTIYDVFADSKTMTEARQLVASNLWCIPSSIDLAAAEMELADVPGRELILKAAINELRQNEPYDYVVMDCPPSLGVLTVNALAAAEEVFIPLQPHFLALHGLSKLFETTALVNRRLNRQLRVSGVVLCMYETGTRLAADIAEDLAEFLEHADPHAPWAGARIFRSKIRRNIKLAEAPSHGKPIFQYAPKCHGSEDYGALIEEVMDSETSQTIAPARAA, encoded by the coding sequence ATGCGCACGATCGTTGTAATGAATCAAAAAGGGGGCGTCGGCAAAACGACAACCAGCGTCAATTTATCCGCCGGACTGGCAAATGCCGGACGCCGCGTTTGCCTGGTCGATCTCGATCCGCAAGCCCACGCCTCGCTCCACGTCGGGATCGAAGCCCACGGCAAAACCCCCACCATCTACGATGTCTTCGCCGACTCCAAAACCATGACCGAGGCTCGACAACTGGTCGCTTCGAACTTGTGGTGCATTCCCTCGAGCATTGATCTGGCCGCCGCTGAAATGGAGCTCGCCGATGTCCCGGGCCGCGAACTCATTTTGAAAGCAGCGATCAACGAATTGCGGCAAAATGAACCCTACGACTACGTCGTCATGGATTGCCCCCCGTCACTGGGGGTGTTAACCGTCAACGCGTTGGCGGCCGCCGAAGAGGTATTCATCCCCTTGCAACCGCACTTCTTAGCGCTGCACGGGCTCTCGAAATTGTTTGAAACCACAGCTCTCGTCAATCGCCGACTGAACCGGCAACTGCGGGTCAGCGGCGTGGTGCTGTGCATGTATGAAACCGGAACGCGCCTGGCTGCGGACATTGCCGAGGATCTGGCCGAGTTCTTGGAACATGCCGATCCACATGCTCCCTGGGCGGGCGCTAGAATCTTCCGTAGCAAAATCCGCCGAAACATCAAATTGGCCGAGGCTCCTAGTCACGGCAAACCTATTTTTCAATATGCACCCAAATGTCATGGCTCGGAAGACTATGGCGCGCTCATCGAAGAAGTGATGGATAGCGAAACATCTCAGACGATTGCACCAGCGCGGGCTGCGTGA